Below is a genomic region from Nitrospiraceae bacterium.
AAGGCGAGTCAGACTCTGCAGGAGTTGCGGGAGTCGAAGGCTCAACGGAAATCTCAGCGGCTGCTTGGACCGTTGCCTGCTCTCCAATCGAAGATCCCTCGGATGGGTCAGTGGTTATCACAGGAGCTGCCGCCGGCTCTGGCTGAATCGAGCTCGTCAAGATAACGTCTGTTTCGCTATTCTGTGCAAGGATAGAGCCCTGTTCAGTGGTCACAGAAGCTGGCGGTTCGGAATCTGCAATGGGGATGGTGGTTTCTTCCACCTGTTCCCACGGCATAGGCGAGGTTAGTGATGATGAAGCTGACGTGATCGGGGCTTGTTCTGAAGGGAGAGCCTCAGGCTGATCGGACAGAGGCGGAATTTGTATGGACTCGTCCGATGGTGACAAGGTCGAGAGGCCATCGGTTGTTGCAGCCTCATTCTCGGAGAGGGATTCAGGTACGGCACTTGCGGTCAGTCCCGGTTCATCAGTCACGGGTTGGGATGGACTAAGCGCCTCAAGAGATTGGCCGTCACTCGAGTATTGGATGTCTGATTCGACTGGAGGAACGGACGTTGCCTCGAACTGACTTTCTTCTGGATTAACAGAGAATGGAGACGATGTGGACAAAGAAGTCGTGACTGCCTGAGACTCACCAGGTTGTTCCCACGGCATGACCTCTGTGTTCGATTCGACAGGACGAGACGGCACCGCTCCTTCCGAACTGGGAGGAGTATGGTCTTGAACGGGTTGTTGAGCTGCTGGGTTGACAGGGGATCTGAGAAATTCGCCGGTTTGAATGTCGAACATCGAGGCCAAACGAAAGGCCACGGGACTAGCCGGCGCGACTTCCCGGATCTTGGCATAAAGCTGTCCAGGTTTTTGAGGGCTGTCCGGGTCCGGATCCTCAACGAGAATGTCGATGGCCTTACCAAGCTCAGCCACCGCAGCCATGGCATCACCCTTCCCTTCGAAGACGTGCGCCAGAAGTTCGAGAAAGGGGACACAGCGGGGGCCCGCGGCCAAATACTCCCGTAATAGAGACTCGGCCAGCCAGTAATCCTGCCGCTCGATCGCTTCGCGTGCGAGCGATTCGAAGGCCTGCCGCGCAGTGACAAGGCTGCCGAGTCGAAGATGGAGTGTGGCAAAAAGTCGCCGAGCCTCGGTGTTATGAGGGTCGAGCGCAAGAAGTTCCTTGAGAGCCGCAGAAGACCGGCCATACTTGCCGGCGTTCATCTGGGTGATGGCGTCCTCGAGTAACGCGCTCTTTTTACTGTACCCGACAACACCTCGCTTGTGCCCCCTGGAAGGGTTCTTTTTGTCGGATTTTATGAAGGATTTTTTGTCAGTCCGCACGTTACAACTTTAGCAGATCTTTCAGTCACGGAACGCCGCAGTTCTGGGTATTTCAGGCACGATGCGGGTTCCACGCAACTTCGCAAATTCTTAACTGGTTCTTTACGGGGGTGAAACGGGACAGACGGGTGCAAGCCCAATGCCATTGCAAGTTCTAACCGAAGAAAAATAATCCTTTATTTTTAGCTGGTTAGACGCCGATGACCTGGGAGCAGACCGTCCGATTTCGCCAAAATTGAACGAGAGCGCCAAGAATCGTGAGGCCCTGAGTGCGGTTGTATCAGCTAAGAGGCATGTGGTACCGTCATTCCTCATTCAAGAACGAAGTCTGACAGTGAGGCATATTTCTCGGCTGCATGCCCTAGAGGTTACCTCTCGATGAACCCTGTCTTGAGTCGCAGACTCGCCGTTGCTTGCCTGGTGGCCTGTGTAGGCTTGCTGCCGCCTTGTCTGCTTTCGGCGGAGGTCACTCCAGTATCCATTGGGCGGGTGGCGCTGGATTTCAATGACGTCGAGCTTCCCGTTTTTGTCCGCTTCATCAGCGAGCTTACTGGGAAGAATTTCGTACTGGACGACACGGTGAAGAAAACCGGGGGAAAGATCTCCGTGTTCTCTCCGACGAAAGTTACGCCAGATCAGGCGTATGCCATGTTTGTCTCTGCTCTTGAAGTGAGCCGCCTCGCAGTGGTCCCGAAGGGTGCTGTCTATCAAATCGTTCCGATGGGAGAGCTTCCTCCGGAGCGCGCGGTCTTTGTTTACAAACTCAAACACGCTAATGCGACTGATCTTGCGGCCGTCTTGACCAATTTGGTCGCCCGTTCGCAGACCGTCGCGCAGGCCGCGCCCGGCGCACGACCGCCTATGCGGCCTTTGACGGAGTTCGAGGCGCCGGTGCAAGTATTCGCTGACAAGCCGACGAATTCTCTCATCATCAGCGCGACTAAAACCGCCTATGCCAAGTTGCAATCAGTAATCCAAGGCTTGGACACCAGACGTAACCAAGTGTTTGTCGAAGCGGTCATCCTCGAAGTCGAAGTGGACCGGCTCAAACAGATTGGCAGCGACCCACTGCAGGTCATCGCGGCTGGGAAAAGCGGTTCTCTTCAAGGAATTGCTGGATTCAATCTTGCCCCCGAAAACGCCTCGACCCTGGCACAAACCATCCTTGGTACTGGCGCTGTTGCCGCTGCTGGCGCTGCGACCGGCGGAACCATATCGATCCTAAACACCGTCAACGTTCGCGGATTCTTGCAATTGCTGATGAGCCTCACGGATACCAACGTGCTCTCGACCCCGCAGGTCCTCGCGGCCGACAATCAGAAAGCCAAGATTGTGGTTGGCGAGAATGTCCCGTTCCCAACCGGACAGGCACAAGGCATTACTGGGGGAACCCTCGTGACGATCGAGCGCAAAGACGTCGGGGTGACGTTGGAATTGAGCCCACAGGTCTTGGAAGACGATCTCATTCGCCTCGAGATCAAACAGGAGATCTCTGCAATTGAGGCTGGCACGGCGCAGACGATCGGCACAGGAACGTCAAGCGTACCGGTCGGGCCCACCCTTACCAAACGCTCAATGGAAACCACCGCGATCGCCAAAAGTGGGCAGACGCTCGTGATCGGGGGACTCGTCCGGGATAATGTACTGCTGACCGAGAACAAAGTTCCATTCTTCGGTGACATTCCCCTAATAGGGTGGCTCTTCCGATCTCAATCCAACCAGACACAAAAACTGAATCTGTTAGTGTTTTTAACCCCTCAGCTGGTCAAAAATGAGATCGACATGGTCGAACTCAATGCTCGCAAGTCCGCCGAGTTGAGTACGTTGCAGCGGGAAAACCGGATCGAGGAACCCACCAGAATCAAGCAGGAAGTCCTGGAGAAACTAGAACGTCCGAACGGCTCAAACCGTCCATCCCCGCCGAACGCCGAACTTCCGACATCGGCGCAACCCTAGCCTCCACTCAGAGTTGGTATCAAACCACACGAGTTGTTCGAAGGAGCACTTGGGGTGAGTGACGGGCTTCGAACCCGCAGCCTCCTGAGCCACAGTCAGGCGCTCTACCCTTGAGCTACACCCACCACTAAGAGAAGTCGGAGTGAAAACGCTTGCGAGGGAATCTTAGCAAAGAGCGGAGAAGGCCCGCAACCACGGCTGGATCATCAGCCCCGTGCGTCGAAAGCCGCTTGCATCTCCGAAAGAATAGCCGCTGCCGCAGCGGCGGGATCTGCCGCATCCCTGATGGGACGACCGATGACCAGATAGTCCGCCCCGGCGGCGATCGTTTGGGTCGGCGTCGTCACCCGGGCATGATCATCCACGCCCTTCCCGGCTGGACGGACTCCAGGCGTGACGATCAAGAAGCGAGGCCCGACTTTGGGACGAAGCACACCGGCTTCCTCACCCGAGGCCACAACCCCGTCGCATCCGACCTCTGAAGCCAGCAATGCTCGAGCACTGACCAGTTCTTGCACGCTGTGCTGAATGCCCATGTCACGCAAGTCCTGACTGTCAAAATTCGTGAGTACTGTGACGGCGAGGAGTTTGAGGCTCGAGTTTCCCCGGCCCTGTACGGCTGCTGCGAGAGCTTTGCGATTTGCGTGCACAGTCAGGAACTCCACTCCCATGGCCGCGACGCGTGTGGTAGCGCGACGAACGGTTTCCTCGATGTCCAGAAACTTGAGATCCAAAAAGACGCGTTTCCCACGATCGATCACACGCTTCACCATGTCCGGACCAGCAGCCGTGTAGAGCTCCAGACCAATTTTGACGAAACCGATCTGGTCATGGACATGATCCAACAATCGATCTGCTTCGACACTGGACGGCACGTCGAGGGCCAGGATCAGGCGGTCACGTGCGGCGATTTTCGACACTGGTGATTCCTTTCTGAGGGAGACTTATCTTGACGCCTCAATCGGCCCTATGGTACAAATTCGCTCCTCTTTTGTATAGGAGCGTGCAATGCCTGTTATCCACAAGTCGACAATTCGTCGAGCTCGCCAAGCGGAAAAACGTCAGGAGCGCAATCGCGCTACATTAAGTGCCGTGAAGGGGCTTGTGAAGAAGCTCCAAACTGCCGTAGCCGAAAACAAAATTAATGAGGCCAAGGCTTCATTGCGCGAAGCGACATCGGCACTGAGTAAGGCTGTGACGAAAGGCGTACTCAAAGCAAACACAGCGTCTCGCCGGATTTCCCGCCTCACTCTTCGGGTCAATGCTTTGACCGCTTCCCGCTCGTAATCGTCCGGATATTGGATACTAGCTTCGTCCGTATTGCCTCTTTCGGCTGAGAACCAGCCGATGATGAAGCGCGACCCTCGCCCGGGGCACGATCACAGAGCCTCAGCAAGAGTTGTTCAACTATCCGAGCTGGTTTTCCTCCGCTTCCTCCTTTGAGTTTTGCGTCAACTTCCAGAAACCACCCAAGCGCCTTACTCAAGTGGGACTCGGAAAACTGCCCCAGAAAGGTGCGGATCTTATAGGGGTCCATCCGGAGCATCCGGGCCGCTTCGGATTCACGCCCCCCCTGTTTCAGGAGATCTTTGACCTTCCAAATACGGCGATATTGCCACGCGAGCGAGCCCAACATTCGCAGCGGAGCCTCGCCCGCTTCGAGGTTTCGTGCCAGGATGCCCATGACACGCCCGCGATCGCGCACCCCGATCGCTATCGCTAAATCGAACACCGATGCACCAGGTTCGATTCCGCGTAACGTCTCCACGTCGTTGGCTGTCGCGGCTCGTTCGGACGAAACATAGGCCGCCAACTTCTCCAACTCGCGGCGCGCCGAATAGAGTGATCCTCCACAGGTTTCTTTGAGCATCTGCAGCGCGTCATCGCTGAGCCGAACCCCCACACGCGCGGCATCCTCTTTGAGCCACGGAGTCAACTGCGCATCAGACGGAGTCGAACAATCGACTGAAACGGCAACGCGCGCAAGCGTCTGCGTAAACTTCAGGCGGCCGTCCATCTTAGGCGCGGCGAATAGGAGGGCGGTCATGTCATTAGGCGTCTGAAGATATGGCAACAACGCCTCACATTCCCGTGCAGGTAATTTATCAGCCGCCTTCACCACAACGAGTCGTCGAAGTGCAAATACCGCCACCTCCGAAGCACAGGCCACAATGTCTGCTCCGCTGGCTTCATCTCCGTAGAAAACATCGCAGTTGAACGTATCTCCACCTTCTCCAAGCACCGCGGTCTTGAGCGCGGCTACCGTCGTATCCCGCAGAAGATCGTCCTCGCCAACGACGAGGTACAATGGAGCGACGGCACCCTGCTTGAGCGAGGCCTGAAATTGAGTCGGCGTGACAGTCGATGGCATTGGCCCGCTCGTCCTAATTGATCCCTGTCGTAGTCGGAGCCGGAGTCGGTGTGGGTTTAGAGAGTTTGCCCGACTCTATCTGCAACAGAAAGCGAGACGCCAAGTCTGCGGCGATGAACCGTCCTGCTTGCTCCAAAGCACGATTCTGGAGCGCTCGATTAAATTGAAGATCCGTCGTCACAAAAAATTCCGACGCTCCCTTGGCCGTTTGCATCCATACCACTTTCTTCGTACGCGTCTCCTCAACTTTCACGAGGACGATGACCTCTGTCCGACTTTCGAGGGTCGTCGTCTGAGTAAAGCTCAGCGTTGGAACGTTGACCGACAGGATTTGACCTGTAAGCACCAAGTCCGCGGCTTCCGATTCGGAGACGATCTGAGCACCACTCCCCGATGAAAATTCATGCCGCAAATAATTCGTATAGCGTGTTTCCAGGTTGGGTTCGAAACTCATATTCTGCAACGTTCTGATCACCAGGCGTGGCGGCGGCTCTGATGAGGCGGGAGCAGAGGTTCCGCCGATTGTAGGGCCGGCTCCTTCGACACGAAACTGATAGCCGCATCCGGCCAGCAAGAGCAGCGATAAAGCCACGGCCGAAGACCAAGGACTCAGGACTGAGAGAGTTTGAAGACCCCGGGTTCGCATACGTGACAACCTATTCATTCAGTCCTCGTAGCTCAGACCCGCTTTGTTCACACCACGAAGTTGATGAGCTTCTTCTCAACGTAGATGACTTTTTGAGGTGTTTTCCCCTGCATCCATTCACCGATCTGTCCTCGCGCGAGACGCTCGACCTCTACTCGGGACGTGTCGACTCCGATCTCGATTTTTCCGCGAAGCTTTCCGTTCACCTGGATGGGAATCGTCAACCTATCGCTGATCGTCAATGCGGAATCGAAGCCGGGCCAGGGCTGTTGTGAAACACTGGCCTGTCCACCCAATTTTTGCCAAAGTTCTTCGGCCAGATGTGGAGCAAACGGCGAGAGGATCAATACAAACGGTTCCAACAATGTCCGTGGCCGCTGATCAATTTTCGTCAGCTCGTTGGTAAACACCATCATCTGTGAAATAGCCGTGTTGAATCGGAGTGTCTCGATGTCTTCCGTCACTTTTTTGATCGTTTGATGCAGGAGACGCAGCTGATCGAGACTCGGTGCCTTCATTACAACCGCGCTCGATATATTGCCTTCTTCGTTCACCATCAACCGCCACACTCGCTCCAAAAACCTTGTGACGCCTTCGACCCCCCTCGTACTCCAGGGCTTCATCGCCTCCAACGGACCCATGAACATTTCATAGAGCCGCACGGCATCAGCGCCGAACTGATCCATCATTTCGTCGGGATTCACGACATTGCCGCGAGACTTCGACATCTTTTGGTTATCTTCTCCGAGAACAATGCCTTGATGCACGAGCTTCTTGAATGGCTCCGGCGTACTCACAACACCGATGTCGAAAAGCACCTTGTGCCAAAACCTCGCGTACAACAAATGCAAGACAGCATGTTCACTGCCACCGATGTAGAGATCGACCGGCATCCAGTAGCGTTCCTTCTCCGGATCGACAAGGCGTTGTGGATTCGTCGGATCAATGAATCGGAGGTAGTACCAGCAGGATCCTGCCCATTGGGGCATCGTGTTGGTTTCCCGCCGAGCGGGCTTTCCGCTTGTCGGATCGACGGTGGTCACCCAATCCTGGAGATTTGAGAGAGGGCTTTCTCCCGTTCCTGAGGGCTTGAAATTGCTTGTTTCCGGCAGTACCAGTGGGAGTTGCTCTTCCGGCAGTGGACGAGATTCCTCGCCTATCCACACGACCGGAAAGGGCTCACCCCAATAGCGTTGCCGTGCGAAAAGCCAATCGCGCAACTTGTAATTGACGGCTTTGCGTCCCCTGCCTTGAGACTCCAACCAGGCCGTGATCTTGGGAATCGCGTCGACCGGCGTGAGGCCGTTGATCGAAAAACTTCCGTCGCGTGTCGTTGAGTTGACGACAGTTCCATTCTCGGTTGTCACGAACGCTTCCTTCTCGATATCGCCACCCGCGATGACCTCTCGGATCGGAAGGGAATACGTTCGAGCGAAGGCCCAGTCGCGTTCGTCGTGCGCCGGTACCGCCATGATGGCGCCGGTCCCGTACCCCATTAAGACATAATCCGCGATCCAGATCGGGAGCCGTTCCTGGTTTACCGGATTGGTAGCGTACCCTCCGGTGAAGACACCGGTCTTCTCCTTGTCGAGTTCCTGCCGCTGCAGATCACTTTTACGAGCGGCAGCATCACGGTAGGCCGTCACGTCGGCACGACGGTCTGTCGTCGTCACAACCTCCACTAAGGGGTGCTCTGGCGCCATGACCATATAGGTGGCGCCGAACAGGGTATCAGGCCTGGTGGTAAAGATACGAATCGTACCCTTGGCACCGGCCAGTTCAAATTCGACCTCGGCTCCGATCGATCGACCAATCCAATTCTTCTGCATCTCAAGCGTACTGGGTGGCCATTCGACTAACTTGAGATCATCCAGCAATCGATCGGCATAGGCAGTAATCTTCAATACCCATTGCCGCATCGGTTTGCGGACAACGTCAAAGCCGCCGACCTCGCTCTTGCCATCGACAATTTCTTCGTTCGCGAGCACGGTGCCCAGCGCCGGACACCAGTTGACCGGTACCTCCGCTACATAGGCGAGGCCCCGCTCATAGAGTTTCAAGAAGATCCATTGCGTCCAACGATAATAGGCGGGGTCCGTCGTACTGAGCTCTCGATCCCAGTCATAGGAAAGCCCGATGCGTTTCATTTGTCGCTTGAAGGTTTCGATATTCTGCGCGGTCGTCACAGCTGGGTGGACGCCCGTTTTCACGGCATACTGTTCGGCCGGAAGCCCGAATGCGTCCCACCCCATCGGATGCAGCACGTTGAATCCCTTCATGCGCTTGTAGCGGGAAACGATGTCGGTGGCGGTATAGCCTTCGAGATGACCGACGTGCAACCCGGACCCGGAGGGATAGGGAAACATGTCGAGGCAATAAAACTTGGGCTTCGATCGGTCGTCGGTCGCCCGAAACAGCCGCTGCTGTTCCCAATAGGCTTGCCATTTTGCCTCGATGGCGTGGTGATCGTAGGTTTTGCTCATAACATAATAATCGTGCTGGGAAGCCGTCAGCCTTCAGCACTCAGCTGGAATCCTTTCAAAAAGCTTACTGCTGAAAGCTGACAGCTAATGGCCTATTTTGCAACTTGTGAATCTAACACAGCCCGCAGAGGGTCACAAGATTCGCACAGGCCGTTCGCCTCGTCTTTGCTATACTGCGGCGGCATGGGACTCTATAGCAGCTACATTTTCCCCCGTCTGATGGATTGGGTCATGAGCGGGGAGGAATTTCATCGGTGGCGAGCCCTGCTGCTTCAAGACGCGCAGGGTGAAACATTAGAGATCGGTCTGGGAACGGGACTGAATCTCCCTCACTACCCTCAAACCGTATCATTGTTGCATGCCGTGGATCCGGCATCGCTCCTGCCCGATCGCGTGAGGCAACGGGTCAAGTCCGCGGCGTTTCCGATTCACATCACCCGAGTCAGTGCGGAAACGCTTCCGTTTGCTGATCGAATCTTTGATTGCGTAGTCAGTACCTGGACGCTTTGCACTATCCCCGACCCGATCACAGCACTCAAGGAAATCCGACGTGTGCTCAAACCGACCGGCCGTTACCTCTTTCTTGAACATGGCCGAAGCGAGAATGAGAGGATCGCTGCCTGGCAGGATCGACTCAATCCGATCCAGCGAATAGTCGGGTGCGGCTGCAATCTGAACCGACGGATCGATCAGCTCATCTTGCAGGCTGGTCTCTGCATCACGAACCTCGACCGGTTTCAAATGGAGGGCATCCCGCGACTTGCGGCAGAGATGTACCGGGGCGTGGCGTCCTCCTCCTAGCTACCGGGGTGTCCGTTCATAAGGACGGAAAAGTGTTCGACGGAGGTGAAGATGGACGAAGGAGCAGGCTCGAGCTGTGAACTGGATTTGGCACTATGCAACAGATGAGCGACACCAAAATCCTGGGCGGCGACCAGGCAGCATTCATCGTCATCGATGTAGAGTGAACGCTTTGGTTCGAACCCTACGAGCCGTTGGCAGTTGGGCCAATACTCCGATCGCATCTTTAAATAGCCCACCTCAAACGCATTTACCACACGATCTACACATCGATCCACACCAGTCCTCGCAGTTTTGATGGCTACGCCCGACTCGTGGGCGTTGGTCACAATCGTCACCCGCTTACCCATCCGTCGCAGATTTCCCAAGAACGCCTCCGCCCCTGGAAGAAATCCGATCAGGTGATCAAGTTCCTTTGTCATGGCCACAACGTCGATACCGATTCGCTTGGTCCAGTAATGGAGGTCGGTCCAGGCTAACTCACCTTCGACCGACCGGTACATCGACATGAGCAGGTCGCGGGCTTCTTCGAAGGTCGTGTCGTGTAACAAGGCGTAGCGCCTCGGTAATTCCTCTTCGAAGAAGAAATTATCGAAATGGCGGTCGAGCAACGTCCCGTCCATATCGAGCAGAACGTCATCGATTTGAGACCAATCGGGAATGAGCTGAGTGCTGAGTGCTGAGAGCTGAGTCATGGGTTAAAGTATATCGAAGGTTGGGCAAGAAGACGAGCCTGTTGTCTTTGTGAAAATCCCTGTGTTACGGTCCGCGCGAGGCCGTATGGCACGCGCTAAGCCCAAGACTTCTTCTGCCTCGACCCTGCCGATGGCCGAGACGGGCCACGTACCGATCGTCGCCATCATTGGTCGACCGAATGTCGGGAAGTCCACGCTCTTCAACCGTATCCTCGGCAGCCGGATTGCGATTGTCGATGACGTCCCGGGCGTTACGCGGGACCGCAATTATGCCGATGCCACCTATCGGGGCCGAAAGTTCCGGTTGGTCGACACAGGGGGGCTTGAACCCTCGGCAACAGAGGGTATGCTGGCGTTGATTCGCCGTCAGTCGGAGTTGGCAATTGCCGAAGCTGATCTCCTCATCCTCCTGATGGACGGACGGGCCGGCTTAACGCCCCCAGACCAAGAAGTAGTCCGCTTGTTACGGGGTACGACGAAGCCTTTGTTTGTGGCTGTGAACAAGATTGATACCCCCAAATCCGACCCGCTGGTGGCTGACTTTTATCAGCTTGGCACGGATATGCTCTATCCAATCTCTGCGGAACATGGCATCGGCGTTGCCGAACTCCTCGATGCCCTATACCCCTTGCTCCCTCCGGTCGAGGAAGGCGAAATGCGGAGCGAGACACCCCGCGTTGCAGTTGTCGGACGGCCGAACGTCGGTAAATCGACCCTCGTGAACACTGTCCTGGGAGAAGATCGGGTTGTGGTCAGCGACGTACCAGGAACCACGCGAGATACCATCGATTCGTTGGCCACCTACCAGGGCCGGCAATATCTGTTCACCGACACGGCCGGCATTCGCCGCCGGGGGAAGATTGACCGCGGGATTGAGGGCTATAGTGTGGCTCGTTCGCTTCGCGCGATCGGACGATCCGACGTAGCCGTGCTGTTGCTAGATGCCGTCGAGGGCGTCACCGAACAAGATACGAAGATCGCCGGCCTCGCCTTGCGACAGGGGCGAGCCTGCCTCCTATTCGTGAATAAATGGGATCTTCGCGAAGGTGACGCACAGGCCCGCCAGCAAACCGAGCAAGATCTCCGGCGTCGATTTCCGTTTCTCCCCTGGGCCCCCGTCCTCTTCGGATCTGCGCTCAAACCCGACTCCTTGCGCCGGTTGTTCCCGGCCATCGACGAAGCCTTCGCCTCATTCTCGAAACGAGTCCCCACCGGACACCTCAACCAGTTCTTGCAACAAATTTTGGCGACCCACCCCCTGCCCGTTCGAAAGGGGAAGCCCACGAAGGTCACGAAGTCAGCTTTTATGACCCAGGTCGCCACGAAGCCGCCCGTCTTCGCCTTGTTTGTCGGCCATCCGGAAGACGTTACGCCTGCCTATTTGCGATACCTCGAGCATCAGATCCGAGAGGAGTATGGATTTTCCGGCACCCCCCTTCGGATCCTCGCCAGGAAGAAATAATTCGAACAGTTTCTGAACGACCATGAGCATCTCTGTACACATCCGCTCGCCTGCATGAATCGCTATGCCGGAATTCCCGCTATTTTCGCCAGACAGACTTTCCATGCTCTCAGGTTCAACATTTGCACGTCCCGATGGCCATTTTCACTAGAGGATCGGCGTGAAACAATCCGACAAACTAGCAAGCGGCCCAATCACCGCCCCGACATATCCGACCCATCCCTCCTCTACTACTGAATCTGGCATGATCGTGTTCTCCTCACCAACGCAAATCCTCCATATGAATGGCCCAGCTCGCTCTCTCATAACCCTCTTTGGGGAATCGGGCAGGGCCTGGAGCCCCCCGACTCACGAATCGTTGCCGTCAATATTTACAGAGTTTTGCCGCGATGTGTTGGAACAACTCCGCGGTCGGATGGACCCGCACGACTGGGCCCAATTCGAAATGCGCCGAGTGTGTTACATGGTGACCCCGCCAATTCTTATCCGTGGGTTCGGTATCCCCGATTCGGCCACTAAGCACCCTCGCATCATTCTCACTCTTCACAGCCTCGGTCACGCGGAGCATCATTCTGCCCTCGATACCGATCTTCACCGAACTGCAGCACTCTCACAGGCAATCGTGTAGGGAACATTGTGGCCGCTCACAGGGGGTGAAGGCTTTCGCCTTGACACTCCCCCGGCATCGTGTTATTCGCACAAGTACTCCAGGCGCCGACAGGGGCGGATCTCGGGATGTAGACTCATGGAGGTTTGCATCACATGATCGCCTTCGTTGTTCCATCGAGACGACGTCATGATCAGGCATACCCATCCCTGCGCCGTTCACGTCCTGCACAGCATGAGTCTTCTGGTTTGTGGGCTCGCGCTCTCAGCAGCCCTCACCGGCGTGAGCGCAGCCGAAGAGCCGCCGTCACAGACGGCCATTCCACCCAACACCCAAGCCAATCCAGCAGCCGCTGCGACAGATGAGGCCGACCCTTCCATTGTCTTGCGAGGATCGGTGTGGCGAACGAAAGCGGGTATTGTCTTTCTTAAGACTCCGATCGGGATGCTCACATTCAGCTCAAAAACGACCTTGAAAGATCTCAAGGCCTCTCAGGAAGTCCGGTTTTGGCTGCACGAAACCAGCTCCGTAGTCGAGATCCACAAAAAGGGAGATGACACATTGGTCCATCGCTATTTGAGCGGGCCGATGAAATCAGCGACTGACTCGAGCAAACGATTGCTCTGGTGGACCCCCACCGGAGAACAGGCCGTTCACCCCGGCACACACGAGGAACGACTTGCGTCGCATCACGATGGAGACCCGCTGACCGTTGAAGTGGATGGGGCGGATACCGTGATCGGAGTCCACGACCTTCAGTTCGATCTCCAAGTGGGCCAAGCCCCACCGTCCGGATCTGATACACATGTGTTGCTCTCCGGCACGGTCTCGAAAATAAAGTCTAATTTTGTCTTTCTCCGAACACCGATCGGCGTGGTGACCATCAACACCAAAATCGGGGTTCACAATGCGAAGGTCGGGCAGCGCATGACCCTGCACATCGACCAGGGCCATGTCGGCGTCGATCTCGCCGCGGCAGGATCGAGTGGCACGCGTCCAACCCCTCGCGCAAGCACCGCACCATCCCCTTAGCATCTTGTCTGACACGTTTGCTTTGGGTAGCAACGTCTCCCAGCTTGACAGCCCACGACCGACCTCCTAGACTCCGCGCCACCGATGTCGACTCAGCCTCCCAAGAATCTTCGTAAGCAAGCCAACCGTGCCACCGACGACGAGCGTTCCCAATTTGATAGGATCTATCGAGACCATGTCGATCTGATCTATCGCTACGCTAATCGGCTCTGTGGAGAGGTCGAAGCGGCGAAAGATTTGGTTCAGGAAACCTTTTTGAATGCTTACCGGGGTTTCAAGGATTTTCGGGGCGATGCCCAGATTTCGACGTGGCTCTATACCATCGCCTCACGCGCCTGTCTGCGCATGCGTCGAAAAAAGAAGGGGGAGCCGGAACGGGAGCTGTCGCTCGATGAGTTCGTCCCGACCTCGGAGGGTGAATTCCGACTGCAAATTCCAGTCGACGGGCTAACCCCGGAAGAAGCGCTTCAGAACAAGGAGCTCCGTCAGGCACTCGATCAGGCCATCGGGAAGCTCCCGAGAAAATATCGGA
It encodes:
- a CDS encoding HAD family hydrolase; protein product: MTQLSALSTQLIPDWSQIDDVLLDMDGTLLDRHFDNFFFEEELPRRYALLHDTTFEEARDLLMSMYRSVEGELAWTDLHYWTKRIGIDVVAMTKELDHLIGFLPGAEAFLGNLRRMGKRVTIVTNAHESGVAIKTARTGVDRCVDRVVNAFEVGYLKMRSEYWPNCQRLVGFEPKRSLYIDDDECCLVAAQDFGVAHLLHSAKSSSQLEPAPSSIFTSVEHFSVLMNGHPGS
- a CDS encoding RNA polymerase sigma factor, which produces MSTQPPKNLRKQANRATDDERSQFDRIYRDHVDLIYRYANRLCGEVEAAKDLVQETFLNAYRGFKDFRGDAQISTWLYTIASRACLRMRRKKKGEPERELSLDEFVPTSEGEFRLQIPVDGLTPEEALQNKELRQALDQAIGKLPRKYRMVLVLRDMEGLSAKEVGTVMGLNERAVKSRLHRARLFVRRELSARGIPEGHSDDAPAAIQTSGGYDR
- a CDS encoding class I SAM-dependent methyltransferase is translated as MGLYSSYIFPRLMDWVMSGEEFHRWRALLLQDAQGETLEIGLGTGLNLPHYPQTVSLLHAVDPASLLPDRVRQRVKSAAFPIHITRVSAETLPFADRIFDCVVSTWTLCTIPDPITALKEIRRVLKPTGRYLFLEHGRSENERIAAWQDRLNPIQRIVGCGCNLNRRIDQLILQAGLCITNLDRFQMEGIPRLAAEMYRGVASSS
- the der gene encoding ribosome biogenesis GTPase Der, which translates into the protein MARAKPKTSSASTLPMAETGHVPIVAIIGRPNVGKSTLFNRILGSRIAIVDDVPGVTRDRNYADATYRGRKFRLVDTGGLEPSATEGMLALIRRQSELAIAEADLLILLMDGRAGLTPPDQEVVRLLRGTTKPLFVAVNKIDTPKSDPLVADFYQLGTDMLYPISAEHGIGVAELLDALYPLLPPVEEGEMRSETPRVAVVGRPNVGKSTLVNTVLGEDRVVVSDVPGTTRDTIDSLATYQGRQYLFTDTAGIRRRGKIDRGIEGYSVARSLRAIGRSDVAVLLLDAVEGVTEQDTKIAGLALRQGRACLLFVNKWDLREGDAQARQQTEQDLRRRFPFLPWAPVLFGSALKPDSLRRLFPAIDEAFASFSKRVPTGHLNQFLQQILATHPLPVRKGKPTKVTKSAFMTQVATKPPVFALFVGHPEDVTPAYLRYLEHQIREEYGFSGTPLRILARKK
- the leuS gene encoding leucine--tRNA ligase gives rise to the protein MSKTYDHHAIEAKWQAYWEQQRLFRATDDRSKPKFYCLDMFPYPSGSGLHVGHLEGYTATDIVSRYKRMKGFNVLHPMGWDAFGLPAEQYAVKTGVHPAVTTAQNIETFKRQMKRIGLSYDWDRELSTTDPAYYRWTQWIFLKLYERGLAYVAEVPVNWCPALGTVLANEEIVDGKSEVGGFDVVRKPMRQWVLKITAYADRLLDDLKLVEWPPSTLEMQKNWIGRSIGAEVEFELAGAKGTIRIFTTRPDTLFGATYMVMAPEHPLVEVVTTTDRRADVTAYRDAAARKSDLQRQELDKEKTGVFTGGYATNPVNQERLPIWIADYVLMGYGTGAIMAVPAHDERDWAFARTYSLPIREVIAGGDIEKEAFVTTENGTVVNSTTRDGSFSINGLTPVDAIPKITAWLESQGRGRKAVNYKLRDWLFARQRYWGEPFPVVWIGEESRPLPEEQLPLVLPETSNFKPSGTGESPLSNLQDWVTTVDPTSGKPARRETNTMPQWAGSCWYYLRFIDPTNPQRLVDPEKERYWMPVDLYIGGSEHAVLHLLYARFWHKVLFDIGVVSTPEPFKKLVHQGIVLGEDNQKMSKSRGNVVNPDEMMDQFGADAVRLYEMFMGPLEAMKPWSTRGVEGVTRFLERVWRLMVNEEGNISSAVVMKAPSLDQLRLLHQTIKKVTEDIETLRFNTAISQMMVFTNELTKIDQRPRTLLEPFVLILSPFAPHLAEELWQKLGGQASVSQQPWPGFDSALTISDRLTIPIQVNGKLRGKIEIGVDTSRVEVERLARGQIGEWMQGKTPQKVIYVEKKLINFVV